The Candidatus Aminicenantes bacterium nucleotide sequence CACGATCTTCTCCCCCAGCGCGGGAATCTCCTTAAAGATATCCAAGCCCACTTCGGAGGAGTTGGCCACGTCGTAATAGACCCGCACGGCGGAGGAGCCGACGCGCTGGATGATCTTGAGGTTTTCGTCGGCGCTTAAATACGACTCCAGAGCAAAAACGATTCCCGCCTTCTCCGCCTTAGGCGCCAGCCGCTTGAGAACAGCCACGACGGCGTCAACCCCCTTGGCGTCGTTGCGCAGATCGCCGTTGCCGAAAAAGGGCACGAGCACGCGTCGGACGTTCATCGCCGCACCGATTACACAAGCCTGCTCCAGCCAGCGTTCCGCCCGCGGGTCGCTTTTGAGAGGAATGTCGTTGAGCTTGCCGATGGCAAACGAGGCGATGGCGACACCCGTCGTCTCGGCCGCGGCCAGGAAGGTGCGCCGCGCCTCTTCCTTCATCAGGGCCAAATCCTCCCCGGCCGGATCGAGGCTGACCTGGACGCCTTCGAAGCCCAGCTTGCCGGCCAGGGCCAAGGCAGCGGGGTCGCCCGACTTGCCCAGCGTCCAGTCGCAAACGCCGAACTTGACGGACGCGCCGGCCGCCGACGCGGGGACGGACGCCGCGGGAAGCGCAAGCCCGACAGCGATCGCCAAGCCGAGAACCATTTGCCAAGATATTTTTCGCATATCATCAATCCTTCAATCCCTTGAGGTCGGGGATCAATCGCTCCTCGTCCTTCTCGATCTCGGCCCAGGTTAC carries:
- a CDS encoding sugar phosphate isomerase/epimerase yields the protein MRKISWQMVLGLAIAVGLALPAASVPASAAGASVKFGVCDWTLGKSGDPAALALAGKLGFEGVQVSLDPAGEDLALMKEEARRTFLAAAETTGVAIASFAIGKLNDIPLKSDPRAERWLEQACVIGAAMNVRRVLVPFFGNGDLRNDAKGVDAVVAVLKRLAPKAEKAGIVFALESYLSADENLKIIQRVGSSAVRVYYDVANSSEVGLDIFKEIPALGEKIVEFHAKDNMDLYGKGPIDFTRVRKAMDEIGYVGWFVFEGTKYPLGLEASLRYDLDFLKSVYR